A section of the Streptomyces sp. V3I8 genome encodes:
- a CDS encoding acyl carrier protein produces the protein MTSNTATATATAATSLTTVDLLVGIFQDVLGLPDLTEDTDFYEAGGDSLTAFQITGRLQESLGADVPVSLVFAYPTPLDLAAVVDADYGAA, from the coding sequence ATGACCTCGAACACCGCCACCGCCACCGCCACCGCCGCCACGTCCCTCACCACGGTCGACCTGCTCGTCGGCATCTTCCAGGACGTGCTCGGCCTGCCCGACCTCACCGAGGACACCGACTTCTACGAGGCGGGCGGCGACTCGCTGACCGCCTTCCAGATCACCGGCCGCCTCCAGGAGTCGCTCGGTGCGGACGTCCCGGTCTCCCTGGTCTTCGCCTACCCCACGCCGCTCGACCTGGCCGCGGTCGTCGACGCCGACTACGGCGCCGCCTGA
- a CDS encoding threonine/serine dehydratase, which yields MTATDLGLGTGAVRYGNTHRLDPLDLGPDNLGPADLEAAAARIAPYIVRTPLLRGPVTAAHGTRLLLKAEHLQLGGSFKTRGAANAVLALGADRVVTGSSGNHGIALARLARSLGIRLTVVVAAGVAPAKAAAIRAFGAEIVRVGGGVAEREERAGAIAEETGAVLVPSSDHPLVVAGQGTAGSELLADAPGTETVYVPTGGGGLLAGVCLAATGRAVRVVGVEPALTPRYARSLAVGRPVQLPPGTTVADGLRGQRPGRVPYPIIQNRVDDLIAVGDDEILAATALLHRHGVDAEPSGAVALAGALRADRREQAVVVVSGGNTPARLHALHPTRPDPHTDPHCHPRPDRHTGTHNDPLTGTHTKEHTS from the coding sequence ATGACCGCCACCGATCTGGGCCTCGGCACCGGTGCCGTGCGGTACGGCAACACCCACCGGCTCGACCCCCTCGACCTCGGCCCCGACAACCTCGGCCCCGCCGACCTGGAAGCGGCCGCCGCCCGTATCGCCCCGTACATCGTCCGTACCCCCCTGCTGCGCGGCCCGGTGACGGCGGCGCACGGTACGCGGCTCCTGCTGAAGGCCGAACACCTCCAGCTCGGCGGCTCGTTCAAGACCCGCGGCGCCGCCAACGCCGTCCTCGCCCTGGGTGCCGACCGGGTCGTCACCGGCTCGTCCGGGAACCACGGCATCGCTCTCGCCCGGCTCGCCCGCTCCCTGGGGATCCGGCTGACCGTCGTCGTCGCGGCCGGCGTGGCCCCCGCGAAGGCCGCCGCGATCCGGGCGTTCGGCGCCGAGATCGTCCGGGTGGGCGGCGGGGTGGCCGAGCGGGAGGAACGCGCCGGGGCCATCGCGGAGGAAACCGGGGCCGTCCTCGTCCCGTCCTCGGACCACCCCCTGGTGGTCGCCGGGCAGGGCACGGCCGGCAGCGAACTGCTCGCCGACGCCCCCGGCACCGAGACGGTCTACGTCCCCACCGGTGGGGGTGGGCTGCTCGCCGGCGTGTGCCTGGCCGCCACCGGCCGCGCCGTCCGGGTGGTCGGGGTCGAACCCGCCCTCACCCCGCGCTACGCCCGCTCCCTCGCCGTCGGCCGCCCGGTCCAGCTGCCCCCCGGCACCACCGTCGCGGACGGGCTGCGGGGCCAGCGTCCCGGACGAGTCCCCTACCCGATCATCCAGAACCGCGTCGACGACCTGATCGCCGTCGGCGACGACGAGATCCTCGCCGCCACCGCCCTGCTGCACCGGCACGGCGTCGACGCCGAACCCAGCGGCGCCGTGGCGCTGGCCGGAGCGCTGCGCGCCGACCGTCGGGAACAGGCCGTGGTCGTCGTCTCGGGCGGCAACACCCCCGCCCGCCTGCACGCCCTGCACCCCACCCGCCCCGACCCGCACACGGACCCGCACTGCCACCCGCGCCCCGACCGGCACACCGGCACACACAACGACCCGCTCACCGGCACACACACGAAGGAGCACACGTCATGA
- a CDS encoding amino acid adenylation domain-containing protein, producing the protein MRTVADDIAAHAARDPERIALTTPAGEVTYARLGARVEEITRLLRAHGARPETVCAVAVEHGTDAVAAMAAVLRCGAAFLTLDVGQPQDRLAAFVRSAGARLLLTTSAHAPLLGLALPTVLLDRPAPTNALPPPSVDPRALAYVSHTSGSTGEPSAVLIEHHSLDVYLRDTARAFGLGADTVALQTAPLGYDASIRDTFAPLLAGARLVIVDRARLLRPEEFARTVREHRVTALLSVTPSFLSHLAGAPGLADPLAGVVLAASSGESLRPFLAAGGRTLVPGRLVNQYGPTECTMTTTRHGVPAEPDPSGDLVGVPRAGTVVRILDAALEPVADGTVGEVYIGGVGLARGYGGRPARTAECFVPDPFGAPGARLYRTGDLGWWGEGGLHYAGRTDRQVKIRGYRVDPAEIEGVLLSHPGITGAVVTAHTDDRGRGYLLAHVTGDLAGTTDAALRGHLARSLPPHLMPRRFQRLDTLPTTRGGKADRRRLVAGSSR; encoded by the coding sequence ATGCGTACGGTCGCCGACGACATCGCCGCGCACGCCGCCCGCGACCCGGAGCGGATCGCGCTGACCACACCGGCCGGTGAGGTGACGTACGCCCGGCTCGGCGCCCGCGTCGAGGAGATCACGCGGCTCCTGCGGGCCCACGGCGCCCGGCCGGAAACGGTGTGCGCCGTCGCCGTCGAGCACGGCACCGACGCGGTCGCGGCTATGGCGGCCGTCCTGCGCTGCGGCGCCGCCTTCCTCACCCTGGACGTGGGGCAGCCCCAGGACCGGCTGGCGGCCTTCGTCCGCAGTGCGGGTGCCCGCCTGCTGCTGACCACGTCCGCGCACGCCCCCCTCCTCGGCCTGGCCCTGCCCACCGTGCTGCTGGACCGGCCCGCACCCACGAACGCCCTACCACCGCCGTCGGTCGACCCCCGTGCTCTCGCCTACGTCAGCCACACCTCGGGCAGTACCGGGGAGCCCAGTGCCGTCCTGATCGAACACCACTCCCTCGACGTCTACCTGCGCGACACCGCCCGCGCGTTCGGCCTCGGAGCCGACACCGTGGCTCTGCAGACGGCGCCCCTGGGCTACGACGCCTCGATCCGCGACACCTTCGCGCCGCTGCTGGCCGGGGCGCGGCTGGTGATCGTGGACCGGGCCCGGCTGCTGCGGCCCGAGGAGTTCGCCCGTACCGTCCGCGAGCACCGGGTGACGGCGCTGCTCAGTGTGACCCCCTCCTTCCTGTCGCACCTGGCCGGGGCGCCGGGACTCGCCGATCCACTGGCGGGTGTGGTCCTGGCCGCCTCCAGCGGTGAGTCGCTGCGGCCGTTCCTCGCCGCCGGCGGACGCACGCTCGTGCCCGGCCGGCTCGTGAACCAGTACGGCCCGACCGAGTGCACGATGACCACCACCCGCCACGGCGTGCCGGCCGAACCGGACCCCTCCGGCGACCTCGTGGGCGTGCCCCGGGCCGGTACCGTCGTGCGGATTCTGGACGCGGCGCTGGAGCCGGTCGCCGACGGCACGGTGGGCGAGGTGTACATCGGGGGAGTGGGCCTGGCCCGCGGCTACGGCGGGCGCCCGGCCCGTACGGCCGAGTGTTTCGTTCCCGACCCCTTCGGTGCGCCCGGCGCCCGCCTCTACCGCACCGGCGACCTCGGCTGGTGGGGCGAGGGAGGACTGCACTACGCCGGCCGGACCGACCGCCAGGTCAAGATCCGCGGCTACCGTGTCGACCCGGCCGAGATCGAGGGCGTCCTGCTGTCCCACCCGGGGATCACGGGCGCCGTGGTGACCGCGCACACCGACGACCGGGGACGCGGGTACCTGCTTGCCCACGTCACCGGCGACCTGGCCGGGACCACGGACGCGGCCCTGCGCGGCCACCTCGCCCGGTCGCTGCCGCCCCACCTGATGCCACGCCGGTTCCAGCGCCTCGACACGCTGCCCACCACCCGCGGCGGCAAGGCGGACCGTCGCCGACTGGTCGCCGGGAGCAGCCGATGA
- a CDS encoding lantibiotic dehydratase yields the protein MSDEQAPVLLPGGGWRLWDQFALRGPGFPADGVLRLAPPGLAEAADKFGPGTDLSGPEWQAFTEELSAAAVHTARHLQEVAAQPRFQAALAWQNPAVLRTGIAPFLRWTPGADSRSSMPRQREELVAHYWQRFCVKNDTIGFFGPVGWGRWDLSEPAAVAVDAGDDFLDTQEVYFSAWAIDALAKVLGEDRELMRWIPPRRVSFVRCVDGEVRVPGRPVQPAGARQLAVLERCDGIRHADAIAAELGLDADEVLHTVGELLTRRWVHWRLEVPADTYPDRALRRILERVPDETARERALDRLSVLERGRDAVRAARFDAAALTAAIGALEADFAALTDSEAQRAKGERTAPCRGLVYSDARRAATATAGAGLLAHLEPLQLCLTAARWMTNRFAEDIRARLHTVYDRLSAGGEAVDLASMWLHTLPSPHPEAGDLIDAAQAELRAKWARVLRLPPGARRVRLSTAELAERVRREFDEPGDGWSLARYISPDVLVVAEDDAALARGDVQLVLGEMHCALNTMGASLFVHQHPDRGELLAETTRDFPGPRLLPTLPKELPLKWSTRSRPSLDRPEDHYVTLVDQTGDPHRPRTVLSADVRVEERDGRLTAVLPGGTAHDLLDVYANTLTQRVMDRFTLRPEGRHTPRITIDRMIVARETWRLPVSDVDFADEKAEAARFVRARHWQRRHELPRFVFVVSPTEPRPFYVDFDSPVYTTILAKAARRLARKDPGARLKVSEMLPTPEQAWLTDDEGRRYTSELRFVAVDQTVAGVGED from the coding sequence ATGTCGGACGAGCAAGCACCTGTCCTGCTGCCGGGCGGAGGCTGGCGGTTGTGGGACCAGTTCGCGCTGCGCGGCCCCGGCTTCCCCGCCGACGGCGTGCTGCGCCTGGCTCCGCCCGGACTGGCCGAGGCCGCCGACAAGTTCGGCCCCGGCACGGACCTGTCCGGGCCCGAGTGGCAGGCCTTCACCGAGGAACTGTCCGCGGCCGCCGTGCACACCGCCCGCCACCTCCAGGAGGTGGCCGCCCAGCCCCGCTTCCAGGCGGCCCTCGCCTGGCAGAACCCCGCCGTCCTGCGGACCGGCATCGCGCCGTTCCTGCGCTGGACGCCGGGCGCGGACAGCCGCAGCAGCATGCCGCGCCAGCGCGAGGAACTGGTCGCGCACTACTGGCAGCGGTTCTGCGTGAAGAACGACACGATCGGCTTCTTCGGCCCCGTCGGCTGGGGCCGCTGGGATCTGTCCGAGCCGGCAGCCGTCGCGGTGGACGCCGGTGACGACTTCCTCGACACGCAGGAGGTGTACTTCTCCGCCTGGGCGATCGACGCCCTGGCGAAGGTGCTCGGCGAGGACCGGGAGCTGATGCGCTGGATCCCGCCGCGCCGGGTGTCCTTCGTGCGGTGCGTAGACGGCGAGGTACGGGTCCCCGGACGGCCCGTACAGCCGGCCGGCGCACGCCAACTCGCCGTGCTGGAGCGGTGCGACGGCATCCGGCACGCGGACGCCATAGCCGCCGAGCTGGGACTGGACGCCGATGAGGTGCTGCACACCGTCGGCGAGTTGCTCACCCGCCGCTGGGTGCACTGGCGGCTGGAGGTGCCCGCGGACACTTACCCCGACCGCGCGCTGCGCCGCATCCTGGAGCGCGTCCCCGACGAGACAGCACGAGAACGGGCGCTGGACAGGCTCTCCGTACTGGAACGTGGCCGGGACGCCGTACGTGCCGCCCGCTTCGACGCCGCCGCCCTGACCGCCGCGATCGGCGCCCTGGAAGCCGACTTCGCCGCGCTCACCGACAGCGAGGCCCAGCGCGCCAAGGGCGAACGCACCGCCCCCTGCCGGGGGCTGGTGTACTCCGACGCACGCCGGGCGGCCACGGCCACGGCAGGCGCCGGGCTGCTTGCCCACCTGGAGCCCCTGCAGCTGTGCCTGACGGCCGCCCGCTGGATGACGAACCGCTTCGCCGAGGACATCCGCGCCCGTCTGCATACCGTGTACGACCGCCTGAGCGCGGGCGGCGAAGCGGTGGACCTCGCCTCGATGTGGTTGCACACCCTGCCCTCCCCGCACCCCGAGGCGGGCGATCTGATCGATGCCGCCCAGGCCGAGCTGCGCGCCAAGTGGGCCCGCGTCCTTCGCCTTCCGCCGGGCGCGCGCCGGGTACGGCTGAGCACGGCCGAGCTGGCCGAACGGGTACGGCGGGAGTTCGACGAACCGGGCGACGGCTGGTCGCTGGCCCGGTACATCAGCCCCGACGTCCTGGTCGTCGCCGAGGACGACGCCGCCCTGGCCCGTGGCGACGTCCAACTCGTCCTCGGAGAGATGCACTGCGCGCTGAACACCATGGGCGCCTCGTTGTTCGTGCACCAGCACCCGGACCGCGGCGAACTGCTCGCCGAGACCACCCGCGACTTCCCCGGGCCGCGGCTGCTGCCCACGCTGCCGAAGGAGCTGCCGCTGAAGTGGTCCACGCGCAGCCGGCCCTCGCTCGACCGGCCCGAGGACCACTACGTGACCCTGGTCGACCAGACGGGTGACCCGCACCGTCCCCGCACGGTGCTGAGCGCCGACGTCCGGGTGGAGGAACGGGACGGCCGGCTGACCGCCGTGCTGCCCGGCGGCACCGCCCACGACCTTCTCGACGTGTACGCCAACACCCTCACCCAGCGTGTCATGGACCGTTTCACCCTCCGTCCGGAGGGCCGGCACACCCCGCGCATCACCATCGACCGCATGATCGTGGCCCGGGAGACCTGGCGACTGCCCGTCTCGGACGTGGACTTCGCCGACGAGAAGGCGGAGGCCGCCCGGTTCGTCCGGGCCCGGCACTGGCAGCGGCGGCACGAGTTGCCCCGGTTCGTGTTCGTCGTCTCACCGACTGAACCACGCCCCTTCTACGTCGACTTCGACAGCCCCGTGTACACGACGATCCTCGCCAAGGCGGCCCGCAGGCTCGCCCGCAAGGACCCCGGGGCACGGCTGAAGGTCAGCGAGATGCTGCCCACCCCCGAGCAGGCCTGGCTCACCGACGACGAGGGCCGCCGCTACACCTCCGAACTCCGCTTCGTGGCCGTCGACCAGACCGTCGCCGGCGTGGGGGAGGACTGA
- a CDS encoding MbtH family NRPS accessory protein encodes MYLVVRNDEEQYSIWRADREVPAGWYPEGLRGSRQECLDHIGVIWTDMRPLSLRRRLAGADV; translated from the coding sequence GTGTACCTCGTGGTGCGCAACGACGAGGAGCAGTACTCGATCTGGCGGGCGGACCGTGAGGTGCCCGCCGGCTGGTATCCGGAGGGCCTGCGTGGCAGCCGGCAGGAGTGCCTGGACCACATCGGCGTGATCTGGACGGACATGCGGCCGCTCAGTCTGCGCCGCCGGCTGGCCGGGGCAGATGTCTGA
- a CDS encoding 4'-phosphopantetheinyl transferase superfamily protein: MSEGHPGRLLTLPAHGPPAVPPPERLCPAVLNLSALHDRTYPPGPRTLRRPLELYLAQVGAQDERALRRAQELLDAEERARARAFRHDRDRDAYVVAHAALRSLLSIVLGIRAGALPLMREPCAGCGGPHGRPALRTAGVHFSLSHSGGLVLVALAPAPVGVDVEELATAQAALDARSALHAAEAQELALLPAHERPAAFTRAWVRKEAYLKGLGTGLVRNPALDYVGTGTLPVAPSPQWTVRDVLVPAGYAAAVALRTP, translated from the coding sequence ATGTCTGAGGGCCACCCGGGCCGCCTCCTCACGCTGCCGGCCCACGGCCCGCCGGCAGTGCCGCCGCCGGAACGGCTGTGCCCGGCCGTACTGAACCTGTCCGCACTGCACGACCGGACGTATCCACCGGGCCCGCGCACCCTGCGGCGACCGCTGGAGCTGTACCTGGCCCAGGTCGGCGCACAGGACGAACGGGCGCTGCGGCGCGCGCAGGAGCTGCTGGACGCGGAGGAACGGGCGCGGGCACGCGCGTTCCGGCACGACCGGGACCGGGACGCCTACGTGGTCGCGCACGCGGCGCTGCGCAGCCTGCTGAGCATCGTGCTCGGCATCCGTGCCGGGGCGCTGCCGCTGATGCGTGAACCGTGCGCGGGCTGCGGTGGTCCGCACGGCCGGCCGGCGCTGCGCACGGCCGGGGTGCACTTCTCCCTGTCGCACAGCGGTGGCCTGGTGCTGGTGGCGCTCGCCCCGGCGCCGGTCGGTGTCGACGTGGAGGAGCTGGCCACCGCGCAGGCGGCGCTCGATGCGCGGTCCGCGCTGCACGCGGCGGAGGCACAGGAGCTCGCGCTGCTGCCCGCGCACGAGCGTCCGGCGGCCTTCACCCGGGCCTGGGTGCGCAAGGAGGCCTACCTCAAGGGCCTGGGTACCGGACTGGTGCGCAATCCGGCGCTCGACTACGTGGGCACCGGGACACTGCCGGTCGCTCCGTCGCCGCAGTGGACCGTGCGGGACGTCCTGGTCCCGGCGGGGTACGCGGCGGCCGTGGCCCTGCGGACACCGTAA
- a CDS encoding peptidase E — MSAAEPTILATSGGHRVGARTRVLFDALVHHAVDLSGVHGRRPRVLHVGTAVGDAEHVTARVSEAARIAGFDLTPLHLFPMPNVDDVEGTVLAHDVVWVMGGSVANLLAVWRVHGLDAVMRRAWQAGVVLAGVSAGSICWFEGGATDSFGPELRPVTDGLGLLPYGNGVHYDSDAGRRPLIHRLIADGTFATAHCTDDGVGLVYRGTELVEVVAELPDKAAYVVSREGERVVEERVAARLLPTPAF; from the coding sequence GTGAGCGCCGCTGAACCGACCATCCTCGCCACCTCCGGAGGGCACCGCGTTGGCGCGCGTACCCGGGTGCTCTTCGACGCCCTGGTCCACCACGCGGTCGACCTCTCGGGCGTGCACGGCAGGCGACCGCGCGTCCTGCACGTCGGTACGGCGGTGGGGGACGCCGAGCACGTCACGGCGCGGGTGTCCGAGGCGGCCCGGATCGCGGGCTTCGACCTGACGCCGCTGCACCTGTTCCCCATGCCGAACGTCGACGACGTCGAGGGGACGGTCCTCGCCCACGACGTCGTCTGGGTGATGGGCGGCTCGGTGGCCAACCTGCTCGCCGTGTGGCGAGTGCATGGACTCGACGCGGTGATGCGGCGCGCGTGGCAGGCGGGTGTGGTGCTGGCCGGGGTGAGCGCGGGATCCATCTGTTGGTTCGAGGGCGGCGCCACGGACTCCTTCGGTCCCGAACTGCGACCGGTGACCGACGGGTTGGGGCTGCTCCCGTACGGCAACGGGGTGCACTACGACTCCGACGCGGGCCGGCGCCCCCTGATCCACCGTCTGATCGCCGACGGCACCTTCGCGACGGCCCACTGCACCGACGACGGGGTGGGCCTGGTCTACCGGGGCACCGAACTGGTCGAGGTCGTGGCGGAACTCCCGGACAAGGCCGCCTACGTGGTGAGCCGGGAGGGCGAGCGGGTCGTGGAGGAACGCGTCGCAGCGCGCTTGCTGCCGACGCCCGCCTTCTGA